From one Vagococcus carniphilus genomic stretch:
- a CDS encoding glucosaminidase domain-containing protein encodes MKKIRSYLLLSLLVSSLSVQTTTALANTLTETESPSLEQVETEESTLPSEEPQEPPEEPETPIDSGTEESTTETSVEPTEPSKPVEEVETSTSESTDKKPTESKPEEKIPEVVEVVEESSVETISYHVSEGNELPSGTPFVLETNQRTQEFIQKIGEDARKIGKDNDLYASVMIAQAILESASGQSELASEPNFNLFGIKGEFEGQSVSFLTSEDNGLGELYSVQANFRKYPSYKESLEDYADLMTKGLEWDANFYHGVSKKEASSYQEATKFLTGKYATDINYHNKLNGLIESYGLTFYDKEFVTSEVELDKEKVTTYSVVNPETKAEGQFIVPLIDTYSISSPFGSRGEEHHDGIDLATSENNLVYAASEGIVESVGFDNSAGNYVIVKHLNGLYTNYFHLNSQTVRAGQSVNLGTVLGTVGSTGNSTGPHLHFGISYQAWGNYLSPSSLLNFNN; translated from the coding sequence ATGAAAAAAATTAGAAGTTATTTATTGTTGTCGTTACTTGTTTCTTCATTAAGTGTTCAAACGACAACCGCTCTTGCAAATACTCTTACTGAAACGGAAAGTCCCTCTTTAGAACAGGTAGAAACAGAAGAATCAACTTTACCTAGTGAAGAGCCACAAGAACCACCAGAAGAGCCAGAAACACCTATTGATAGTGGGACAGAAGAATCAACAACAGAAACATCAGTTGAGCCAACTGAACCCTCTAAACCAGTTGAAGAGGTTGAAACATCAACGTCTGAATCAACAGACAAAAAGCCAACTGAAAGTAAACCAGAAGAAAAGATTCCTGAGGTAGTGGAAGTGGTTGAGGAGTCATCAGTTGAAACAATTTCTTATCATGTATCAGAAGGTAATGAGTTACCTAGTGGTACACCTTTTGTACTTGAAACAAATCAAAGGACACAAGAATTTATTCAAAAGATTGGAGAAGATGCGAGAAAAATTGGAAAAGACAATGATTTGTATGCGTCAGTTATGATTGCTCAAGCTATTTTGGAATCAGCTAGTGGTCAAAGTGAGTTAGCCAGTGAACCAAACTTTAATTTATTTGGAATCAAAGGAGAATTTGAAGGACAGTCTGTTTCTTTTCTAACGTCTGAAGATAATGGCTTAGGGGAATTATATAGCGTACAAGCTAATTTTAGAAAGTATCCAAGCTACAAAGAGTCTTTAGAAGATTATGCTGACTTAATGACAAAAGGGCTAGAATGGGACGCTAATTTTTATCATGGTGTCAGTAAAAAAGAAGCTAGTAGTTACCAGGAAGCAACCAAATTTTTAACTGGAAAATATGCGACAGATATTAATTATCACAACAAGCTTAACGGTTTAATCGAATCTTATGGCCTAACGTTTTATGATAAAGAATTTGTTACTAGTGAGGTTGAATTAGATAAAGAAAAAGTAACTACTTACTCTGTAGTTAACCCAGAAACTAAAGCAGAAGGTCAATTTATTGTGCCACTAATTGATACTTATTCAATTAGTAGTCCGTTTGGTAGTCGAGGGGAAGAACATCACGACGGAATTGATTTAGCCACGTCTGAAAATAATTTAGTTTATGCAGCAAGTGAGGGAATTGTTGAATCTGTTGGCTTTGATAATTCAGCAGGTAACTATGTGATTGTGAAGCATTTAAACGGCTTATACACTAATTATTTCCATTTAAACAGTCAAACTGTAAGAGCTGGTCAATCAGTTAATCTAGGTACTGTTTTAGGAACTGTAGGAAGTACAGGGAATTCAACTGGCCCACATCTGCATTTTGGCATTAGCTATCAAGCTTGGGGAAATTATTTGAGTCCTAGTAGCCTGTTAAATTTTAATAACTAG
- a CDS encoding sortase, translated as MFSLIFFKKETLQIRDRKIPVIEALEKSETIQEKQKKKIEPVYELVGGLSIPKINKQIKLYEEAIEPYISMGAGYEIPDRIMGKDNVVLAGHDYPELFENLVQLEMGDKMFVLENNQVFIFEVNSIFKAEEDNVHDLKQIRENQKEPMLTVYTCFGGQNTPIRTVVQGVLKEEVSIEHSDKRIQQLFTTEHY; from the coding sequence GTGTTTTCTCTTATTTTTTTTAAAAAAGAAACCCTTCAAATAAGGGATAGAAAGATACCAGTCATTGAGGCTCTTGAAAAGTCTGAAACGATACAAGAGAAACAAAAAAAAAAAATTGAACCTGTTTATGAGCTAGTAGGAGGGCTAAGTATTCCTAAAATCAACAAACAAATCAAATTATATGAGGAAGCTATAGAGCCTTATATCAGTATGGGGGCTGGTTATGAGATACCTGATAGAATCATGGGAAAAGACAATGTCGTTCTTGCAGGCCATGATTACCCTGAACTATTTGAGAATTTAGTCCAGCTGGAAATGGGCGATAAGATGTTTGTGTTAGAAAATAACCAGGTCTTTATTTTTGAAGTTAACTCTATCTTTAAGGCAGAAGAGGATAATGTTCATGATTTAAAACAAATAAGGGAGAACCAAAAAGAACCTATGTTAACTGTTTATACGTGCTTTGGTGGGCAAAATACACCGATTAGAACAGTGGTTCAAGGTGTCTTAAAGGAGGAAGTGTCTATTGAACATAGTGACAAACGTATACAACAGTTATTTACCACCGAACATTATTAA
- a CDS encoding MSCRAMM family protein: MKKSKNLKNKVFAILATLLLVGQTVVPTIVVSAEELNRVELQEKASSDTEQTEAVKVDTTESSKEVEKPQVTSEPEKVLDEVAKANDSPKMTENEVVSIEDFLKSQNLIQGTDGKLYTTTDSNYVEEGSLNDIFSLGNSNRMKRSARAGINVNVPSWTNIANINMYFANGHSEWGWYGKRNDAGDTLWCIELGVVLSVGPNGGYVIKVSDTKLTKDISLAAYFGYYTKGKTLGNEFLTQMYIYELQGKAPTALSGDYTMADYNAHKKYIQDKVKQYNSAPVFDKTNVSVKVGESVTLTDTKGVFASYKDVSYKNETGAKIVKSGNKVTITPDKNSKDGYIYFQYNIDSSYVGTPLIYEHPYTQNTLWTMISDPNSVRIPIKVIKEGNVSVRKVDKDTKKTLQATFKATRLDTNEVREIETNVNGYADWYGLPDNAVIEFEEIIEPTGYVIDRTPIKVTAKAGQTIVQEFTNKKIMGSVKLIKYADEDWHTGVLKTFLSGAEFSLLSPDGKTVLQKAVTNEKGELTFTDVEYGFGYIIRETQTPEGYEPVADQLVDITEDGQVIELTATDKVIREDVKLIKKDDESHLNILSQDAQFEIENLQTGLKLTHKDALGNETTIFTTNEKGEIFLSQLMNGRYKITEVKAPWGYIQLHKPVEFVVDGTHNGLITIEINNKQAQGNVTMKKTGETAISVETKETEYGNLHLFNFAQKPLKDVTFDIFARKNIVSGDGKVHHKAGDLVATLTTDELGQFKSEALYIGSYFAKEKSAPNGFIIKEDEIDFTIDYEGQNVPLTSSSISAENNWNKVKVIVNKEDENLVGYEENAAVIETIPSEGKVFGLFMREGFEKDGDVLVPENGLVGIATTKEGQAIFEGQYPEGDYYAKELNAGNDHVISEKEYPVSLTPTDNREEQESNIFDNGTFQNNQNFNRMARYPIVNKLFLTDVPFEKINETSKLEEKAGYKFEFNELGEGAEFELRNSEQEPIQHLVIDENGIGIWKDLVVGTYFFNETKTSNDSLVLDKTVYRIEVTQETTKIFDNETGTLIVEKDNTVTPESETESEKEDTETTEESEEVATTTEESTDVATEEQTNESEEEAVAPTEPLFTIKNKAIRGSAELEKSDVSDGKLLPDTGIRITDEHGKVVVEGRTDSNGRFTFDELPKGKYNFQEFDAPKGYLIDTTPVPFEIKEDGEIIKCQMTNVKQVDKLRQTKAENTNRLISVAVLVLAACSLSLVVIYYRKESFNQN; encoded by the coding sequence ATGAAGAAATCAAAAAATCTAAAAAATAAAGTATTCGCTATTCTTGCGACATTACTATTAGTTGGACAAACCGTTGTACCAACTATTGTAGTTAGTGCAGAAGAATTAAATCGAGTAGAACTACAAGAAAAAGCTAGTAGTGATACAGAACAAACAGAAGCAGTTAAAGTTGATACAACCGAAAGTTCAAAAGAAGTAGAAAAACCTCAAGTAACCTCTGAACCTGAAAAAGTGTTAGATGAAGTTGCTAAAGCAAATGATAGTCCCAAAATGACTGAAAACGAAGTTGTTTCCATTGAAGACTTTTTAAAATCACAAAATTTAATTCAAGGTACAGATGGCAAACTTTATACAACTACTGATAGTAATTATGTTGAAGAAGGAAGTTTAAATGATATTTTTTCTTTAGGCAACTCAAATCGTATGAAACGTTCTGCAAGAGCTGGTATTAATGTAAATGTTCCGTCATGGACAAATATTGCGAATATTAATATGTATTTTGCGAATGGTCATTCTGAATGGGGTTGGTATGGTAAACGTAATGATGCAGGGGATACACTTTGGTGTATCGAATTAGGAGTTGTTCTTAGCGTAGGTCCTAATGGAGGTTACGTTATTAAGGTAAGTGATACAAAGCTCACTAAAGATATAAGTTTAGCGGCCTATTTTGGATATTACACAAAAGGAAAAACATTAGGTAATGAATTTTTAACTCAAATGTATATCTATGAACTACAAGGAAAAGCACCAACAGCTTTATCTGGTGATTACACGATGGCTGATTATAATGCTCATAAAAAATACATTCAAGATAAAGTAAAACAGTATAATTCAGCCCCAGTTTTTGATAAAACTAATGTATCAGTCAAAGTGGGAGAAAGTGTCACATTGACTGATACTAAAGGTGTTTTTGCAAGTTATAAAGACGTATCATATAAAAATGAAACAGGTGCAAAAATAGTTAAAAGTGGAAATAAAGTAACTATTACACCGGATAAAAATTCAAAAGACGGTTATATCTATTTCCAATACAATATTGATTCAAGCTATGTTGGAACACCACTTATTTACGAACATCCATATACTCAAAATACTTTATGGACTATGATAAGTGATCCAAATAGCGTCCGTATTCCTATTAAAGTTATTAAAGAAGGAAATGTATCTGTTAGAAAAGTAGATAAAGATACTAAAAAAACACTACAAGCTACTTTTAAAGCAACACGTTTAGATACAAATGAAGTTAGAGAAATCGAAACAAATGTGAATGGTTATGCTGATTGGTACGGACTACCTGATAATGCAGTCATTGAATTTGAAGAAATTATCGAACCAACTGGATACGTGATTGACCGTACACCAATTAAAGTGACTGCTAAAGCAGGTCAAACAATCGTTCAAGAGTTTACAAATAAAAAAATTATGGGTTCAGTTAAATTAATTAAGTATGCTGATGAAGATTGGCATACAGGCGTTTTAAAAACGTTCTTATCTGGAGCTGAATTTAGTTTATTATCTCCAGACGGAAAAACAGTTTTACAAAAAGCTGTTACAAATGAAAAGGGTGAGTTAACGTTTACTGATGTTGAGTATGGTTTTGGCTATATTATCAGAGAAACACAAACACCTGAAGGTTATGAGCCAGTTGCTGACCAATTAGTTGATATTACAGAAGATGGTCAAGTCATTGAATTAACCGCAACTGATAAAGTGATTCGCGAAGACGTTAAATTAATCAAAAAAGATGATGAAAGTCACTTAAATATTTTAAGTCAAGACGCTCAATTTGAGATTGAAAATCTACAAACAGGGCTTAAATTAACGCATAAAGATGCGTTAGGTAATGAAACAACTATTTTTACAACGAATGAAAAAGGAGAAATTTTCCTTTCTCAATTAATGAATGGTCGTTACAAAATTACAGAAGTTAAAGCTCCATGGGGTTATATTCAACTTCATAAACCAGTTGAATTTGTTGTAGACGGTACACACAATGGCTTGATTACGATTGAAATTAACAACAAACAAGCCCAAGGTAATGTCACAATGAAAAAAACTGGAGAAACTGCTATAAGTGTAGAAACCAAAGAAACTGAGTATGGGAACTTACACTTATTTAATTTTGCCCAAAAACCATTGAAAGACGTGACATTTGATATTTTCGCTAGAAAAAATATTGTAAGTGGTGACGGAAAAGTTCATCATAAAGCGGGTGACTTAGTTGCTACTTTGACTACTGATGAATTAGGTCAATTCAAATCAGAAGCTCTTTATATTGGTTCTTATTTCGCAAAAGAAAAATCAGCTCCAAACGGATTTATTATTAAAGAAGATGAAATCGACTTTACGATTGATTATGAAGGACAAAATGTTCCTTTAACATCTAGCTCTATTTCAGCAGAAAATAACTGGAATAAAGTGAAAGTGATTGTTAATAAAGAAGATGAAAACTTAGTTGGCTATGAAGAAAATGCAGCAGTTATTGAAACAATTCCGTCTGAAGGCAAAGTCTTTGGTTTATTCATGCGTGAAGGATTTGAAAAAGACGGTGATGTTCTTGTTCCAGAGAATGGCTTAGTTGGTATTGCGACAACTAAAGAAGGACAAGCAATCTTTGAAGGACAATATCCTGAAGGAGATTACTACGCTAAAGAGTTAAACGCTGGTAATGATCACGTGATTAGCGAAAAAGAATATCCAGTTAGTTTAACACCAACGGATAACCGCGAAGAACAAGAATCAAATATCTTTGACAATGGGACATTCCAAAATAACCAAAACTTTAACCGTATGGCTCGTTATCCTATTGTTAACAAATTATTCTTAACAGACGTTCCTTTTGAAAAAATCAATGAAACAAGCAAGCTAGAAGAAAAAGCTGGTTACAAATTTGAATTTAACGAGTTAGGAGAGGGAGCAGAATTTGAGTTAAGAAATTCTGAACAGGAACCTATCCAACACCTCGTTATTGATGAAAATGGTATTGGTATTTGGAAAGATTTAGTTGTGGGAACTTATTTCTTTAATGAAACAAAAACATCTAATGACAGCCTTGTATTAGACAAAACAGTTTATCGTATTGAAGTGACTCAAGAAACAACGAAAATTTTTGATAATGAAACAGGTACTTTAATAGTAGAAAAAGATAATACAGTGACACCTGAATCAGAAACAGAGTCAGAAAAAGAAGATACAGAGACAACTGAAGAAAGTGAGGAAGTAGCAACAACTACTGAAGAATCAACAGACGTTGCAACAGAAGAACAAACAAATGAATCAGAAGAGGAAGCAGTAGCACCTACAGAACCTTTATTCACTATTAAAAATAAAGCGATTCGCGGAAGTGCTGAACTTGAAAAATCAGATGTATCAGATGGTAAATTATTACCTGATACTGGTATCAGAATCACTGATGAACATGGAAAAGTAGTTGTGGAAGGTCGTACAGATTCAAATGGTAGATTTACATTCGATGAATTACCAAAAGGAAAATACAATTTCCAAGAATTCGACGCTCCAAAAGGTTACTTAATTGATACAACACCAGTTCCATTTGAAATTAAAGAAGATGGTGAAATTATTAAGTGCCAAATGACTAACGTTAAACAAGTTGATAAATTACGTCAAACAAAAGCAGAAAATACCAATCGTTTAATTTCTGTAGCCGTATTAGTTTTAGCTGCTTGTTCTTTAAGTTTGGTTGTGATCTATTATCGAAAAGAATCGTTTAACCAAAACTAA
- a CDS encoding TraB/GumN family protein — MSNLRETNNITLLGTAHVSKESVKEVEELILKKQPKYICIELDKQRYDNLVNDEQWKNTDIVSVIKNKQFPGLVMQVIIASVQKKFSLTTNSEPAGEFKKAIELAKQTNAEIILIDRNIKITLNRIWRKLTLFNKVDIITSFIFGSDDTELTENSIQDIMKDDVMELAFSSFKEKLPIIHKVLVEERDEYMANNILELTTNEEVVVIIGKAHLNGIFNKVKNNSNTHNNAELDIIPNKTLGTKLANWSFSILIIGLLIASFVFGDYNVGMDQLKQWILWNSSLAAIFTLLARGSFISAIVAFLTAPIGAISPALSVGIFVAFSEAIVKKPTVNDMANIFEDTSSIKTILNNKFLKIIVLFFVSSLGGAIGNIIGGSQLIKNLFF; from the coding sequence ATGTCAAATCTTAGAGAAACTAACAACATCACTCTCTTAGGCACAGCACACGTATCAAAAGAAAGTGTTAAAGAAGTTGAAGAACTTATCTTAAAAAAACAACCTAAATATATTTGTATTGAGCTAGATAAACAACGTTATGATAACTTAGTCAATGATGAACAATGGAAAAATACAGATATTGTTTCAGTTATTAAAAATAAACAATTCCCAGGTCTTGTCATGCAAGTTATTATTGCTTCAGTTCAAAAAAAATTCTCCTTAACTACAAATTCAGAACCAGCTGGAGAATTTAAAAAAGCTATAGAATTAGCTAAACAAACTAACGCTGAAATTATTTTGATTGATAGAAACATAAAAATTACACTAAATCGAATATGGAGAAAATTAACTTTATTCAACAAAGTAGATATAATTACATCTTTTATTTTTGGCAGTGATGATACTGAATTAACTGAAAATTCCATTCAAGATATTATGAAAGATGATGTTATGGAACTTGCTTTTTCATCTTTCAAAGAAAAACTTCCAATCATTCATAAAGTTTTAGTTGAAGAACGCGATGAATACATGGCCAATAATATACTTGAACTTACAACTAATGAGGAAGTAGTAGTTATTATTGGAAAAGCTCACCTTAATGGCATTTTCAACAAAGTAAAAAATAATTCAAATACACATAACAATGCGGAATTAGATATAATTCCAAACAAAACACTAGGTACTAAACTAGCAAATTGGTCCTTTTCAATATTAATAATCGGTTTATTAATTGCATCATTTGTTTTTGGAGATTACAATGTCGGCATGGACCAATTAAAACAATGGATTTTATGGAATTCATCACTAGCAGCTATATTTACACTTCTTGCTAGAGGAAGCTTTATATCTGCAATCGTTGCATTTCTAACTGCTCCTATTGGTGCAATTAGTCCTGCATTATCTGTTGGAATATTTGTAGCTTTTTCTGAAGCAATCGTAAAAAAACCAACAGTAAATGATATGGCAAATATTTTTGAAGATACTTCAAGTATAAAAACCATCTTGAATAATAAATTTCTAAAAATTATTGTCTTATTTTTTGTTTCTAGTCTTGGTGGAGCAATTGGTAACATTATTGGTGGTAGTCAATTAATTAAAAATCTCTTTTTCTAA